TCACAATTTTTTCAAGGTCATAATTTCTCAGCGTAAGATCGGTGGATTCACTGCCCAATCTTAAGTATTGCAGCACCATCTCCACATACTGTTCAATTTTAAATAATTCCATGGAAAGCTCTGCACTCCGATCCGTTTTTTCCAGTTGGAGCATGAGGCTCATGGCAGAAATTGGCGTTTTAATTTGGTGTACCCACAAAGTATAATAATCGATCATATCTCTTCTGGCACTATCCTCTTGGGATATGATCCGTACCTTTTCCTCATGAATTGCTTCAATTAGATTCTGATAATCTTTTTCTAAAATGTCCTTAGGAAAAGGAATGCCGTCGATGCTTAGGGTAATGCTATGGAGCAGATCCCTTAGCTCCTTATGGCGTCTATAGTAACGCAGCCAATCGATGAGAAGAAATATAATGCCCATGGTTGCACATAATATAAATCCGTAAAGCACCGATTCTACGGGTAAATTGTATAAATGAAAAACGATTAAAAAGATCAGGGAAGAGATAGCGAAGAAAATCGTTGTTTTCATATTTCTTTGCAGATATGAAATTAAAATTTTTCGGACGCTCATCTTATCCCACCATGTATCCAATGCCTTTTTTCGTTGTTATAAAATTATATAAACCTACGGCTTCTAGTTTTTTTCTTAGTCTTGTGATGTTTACAGTCAACGTATTCTCATCGATAAAGCTATCCGTTTCCCAAAGGCGGCTCATAATCGTATCTCGGCTTACAACCATTCCCTTATTCTCCATCAAAAGCTGTAAAATCTTATAA
Above is a genomic segment from Alkaliphilus oremlandii OhILAs containing:
- a CDS encoding sensor histidine kinase; the encoded protein is MSVRKILISYLQRNMKTTIFFAISSLIFLIVFHLYNLPVESVLYGFILCATMGIIFLLIDWLRYYRRHKELRDLLHSITLSIDGIPFPKDILEKDYQNLIEAIHEEKVRIISQEDSARRDMIDYYTLWVHQIKTPISAMSLMLQLEKTDRSAELSMELFKIEQYVEMVLQYLRLGSESTDLTLRNYDLEKIVKQAVRKYSKLFILKKIHLNLGEIKEWVLTDEKWLLFSIEQVLSNALKYTNRGTISIYMDHGKNLIIQDTGIGIQEEDLPRICEKGFTGYNGRSDKKSTGIGLYLCKTALSKLGHTIHIDSKIGEGTKVTIGLESVALWVE